From Thermogemmata fonticola, a single genomic window includes:
- a CDS encoding DUF1559 family PulG-like putative transporter: MKRRTSVREAFTLIELLVVIAIIAILVGLLLPAIQKVREAAARASAQNNLKQIGLAMHNYHDARGRIPHNGMNTTRPADWCWAYHLLPFVEQEAMFNQAGGAGLTPLSPPGGVPVKTYLCPARGRGGFSTTGANSPGFNGPFTDYKINWNSFGGPYSNADTTNPSTSATFRLTMSQITSARGTSNVIYVGQGYLNPNEYRRTHGSNWEQVIYSGGYGGTGRGGLEILKDNVSITQDNRWGSPFAGGCPFLMVDGSVRMVNYAFSGSVNFQVALQWNSNNPATLNE, translated from the coding sequence ATGAAGCGACGGACTTCCGTACGGGAGGCGTTCACCCTCATCGAGTTGTTGGTGGTGATCGCCATCATTGCCATCCTCGTGGGCCTGCTCTTACCCGCTATTCAGAAGGTGCGGGAAGCGGCGGCCCGCGCTAGCGCCCAGAACAACCTCAAGCAGATCGGCCTGGCCATGCACAACTACCACGATGCCCGCGGACGCATTCCTCACAATGGGATGAATACCACCCGGCCGGCGGACTGGTGCTGGGCCTACCACCTGCTCCCCTTTGTGGAACAGGAGGCCATGTTCAACCAGGCTGGTGGTGCGGGGCTCACACCTCTATCTCCTCCTGGAGGTGTCCCGGTGAAGACCTACCTCTGCCCTGCCCGTGGCCGCGGCGGCTTCTCCACAACAGGTGCTAATAGCCCCGGCTTCAATGGTCCATTCACGGATTACAAGATCAATTGGAACTCTTTCGGTGGTCCATACTCGAACGCCGACACTACCAATCCTTCGACGTCCGCTACCTTCCGGCTTACCATGAGCCAAATCACCTCTGCTCGCGGTACTAGCAACGTCATCTATGTTGGTCAGGGGTACTTGAACCCCAATGAATATCGCCGGACCCATGGTAGCAACTGGGAACAAGTTATTTATTCCGGGGGCTATGGCGGAACGGGACGTGGTGGCCTGGAAATCCTCAAGGACAATGTTAGCATCACTCAAGATAATCGCTGGGGTTCGCCGTTTGCCGGAGGTTGCCCGTTCCTCATGGTGGATGGCAGTGTCCGCATGGTGAACTATGCATTCAGCGGCTCGGTCAACTTCCAAGTTGCTTTGCAATGGAACAGCAACAACCCAGCGACTCTGAACGAGTGA